In Saccharomyces cerevisiae S288C chromosome VIII, complete sequence, a genomic segment contains:
- the DNA2 gene encoding bifunctional ATP-dependent DNA helicase/ssDNA endodeoxyribonuclease DNA2 (ATP-dependent 5'-flap endonuclease and DNA helicase; tracking protein for flap cleavage during Okazaki fragment maturation; involved in DNA repair/processing of meiotic DNA double strand breaks; cell cycle-dependent localization to telomeric chromatin and replicating chromosomes; required for telomerase-dependent telomere synthesis; stability, localization and nuclease activity regulated by sumoylation; forms nuclear foci upon replication stress; human homolog DNA2 complements yeast dna2 mutant) — translation MPGTPQKNKRSASISVSPAKKTEEKEIIQNDSKAILSKQTKRKKKYAFAPINNLNGKNTKVSNASVLKSIAVSQVRNTSRTKDINKAVSKSVKQLPNSQVKPKREMSNLSRHHDFTQDEDGPMEEVIWKYSPLQRDMSDKTTSAAEYSDDYEDVQNPSSTPIVPNRLKTVLSFTNIQVPNADVNQLIQENGNEQVRPKPAEISTRESLRNIDDILDDIEGDLTIKPTITKFSDLPSSPIKAPNVEKKAEVNAEEVDKMDSTGDSNDGDDSLIDILTQKYVEKRKSESQITIQGNTNQKSGAQESCGKNDNTKSRGEIEDHENVDNQAKTGNAFYENEEDSNCQRIKKNEKIEYNSSDEFSDDSLIELLNETQTQVEPNTIEQDLDKVEKMVSDDLRIATDSTLSAYALRAKSGAPRDGVVRLVIVSLRSVELPKIGTQKILECIDGKGEQSSVVVRHPWVYLEFEVGDVIHIIEGKNIENKRLLSDDKNPKTQLANDNLLVLNPDVLFSATSVGSSVGCLRRSILQMQFQDPRGEPSLVMTLGNIVHELLQDSIKYKLSHNKISMEIIIQKLDSLLETYSFSIIICNEEIQYVKELVMKEHAENILYFVNKFVSKSNYGCYTSISGTRRTQPISISNVIDIEENIWSPIYGLKGFLDATVEANVENNKKHIVPLEVKTGKSRSVSYEVQGLIYTLLLNDRYEIPIEFFLLYFTRDKNMTKFPSVLHSIKHILMSRNRMSMNFKHQLQEVFGQAQSRFELPPLLRDSSCDSCFIKESCMVLNKLLEDGTPEESGLVEGEFEILTNHLSQNLANYKEFFTKYNDLITKEESSITCVNKELFLLDGSTRESRSGRCLSGLVVSEVVEHEKTEGAYIYCFSRRRNDNNSQSMLSSQIAANDFVIISDEEGHFCLCQGRVQFINPAKIGISVKRKLLNNRLLDKEKGVTTIQSVVESELEQSSLIATQNLVTYRIDKNDIQQSLSLARFNLLSLFLPAVSPGVDIVDERSKLCRKTKRSDGGNEILRSLLVDNRAPKFRDANDDPVIPYKLSKDTTLNLNQKEAIDKVMRAEDYALILGMPGTGKTTVIAEIIKILVSEGKRVLLTSYTHSAVDNILIKLRNTNISIMRLGMKHKVHPDTQKYVPNYASVKSYNDYLSKINSTSVVATTCLGINDILFTLNEKDFDYVILDEASQISMPVALGPLRYGNRFIMVGDHYQLPPLVKNDAARLGGLEESLFKTFCEKHPESVAELTLQYRMCGDIVTLSNFLIYDNKLKCGNNEVFAQSLELPMPEALSRYRNESANSKQWLEDILEPTRKVVFLNYDNCPDIIEQSEKDNITNHGEAELTLQCVEGMLLSGVPCEDIGVMTLYRAQLRLLKKIFNKNVYDGLEILTADQFQGRDKKCIIISMVRRNSQLNGGALLKELRRVNVAMTRAKSKLIIIGSKSTIGSVPEIKSFVNLLEERNWVYTMCKDALYKYKFPDRSNAIDEARKGCGKRTGAKPITSKSKFVSDKPIIKEILQEYES, via the coding sequence ATGCCCGGAACGCCACAGAAGAACAAGAGGTCTGCGAGTATATCTGTTTCACCTGCGAAGAAGAcagaggaaaaagaaataatacAAAATGATTCAAAGGCGATATTATCTAAGCAAACtaagaggaaaaaaaagtatgcTTTTGCTCCTATAAATAACTTAAATGGGAAGAACACCAAGGTATCCAATGCAAGTGTCCTAAAGTCAATAGCCGTTTCACAAGTACGAAATACATCAAGAACAAAAGATATAAACAAAGCAGTTAGCAAGAGCGTAAAGCAATTACCAAATTCACAAGTTAAACCGAAACGGGAAATGTCTAATTTGAGTAGGCATCACGATTTCACTCAAGACGAGGACGGCCCCATGGAAGAAGTAATATGGAAATATTCACCTTTACAACGAGATATGTCCGACAAAACAACAAGCGCTGCCGAATACTCTGATGACTACGAAGATGTCCAAAATCCCTCTTCTACACCTATAGTCCCTAATCGACTGAAAACTGTTCTTAGTTTCACAAATATCCAAGTACCCAACGCTGACGTAAATCAActcattcaagaaaatggaaatgagCAAGTGCGTCCTAAACCAGCAGAAATATCTACCAGGGAGTCTCTCCGTAATATAGATGATATTCTCGATGATATAGAGGGCGATTTAACTATAAAACCGACgataacgaaattcagCGATTTGCCATCTTCACCCATCAAGGCACCCAacgttgaaaaaaaagcagagGTGAATGCAGAAGAAGTAGATAAAATGGATTCAACAGGAGATAGCAACGATGGCGATGACTCTTTGATAGATATTTTAACTCAAAAGTATGTTGAGAAACGCAAGAGTGAGAGTCAGATAACAATTCAAGGCAACACCAATCAAAAAAGTGGAGCCCAGGAAAGTTGTGGGAAGAATGATAACACAAAATCGAGAGGAGAAATTGAAGATCATGAAAATGTAGACAATCAAGCCAAAACAGGCAATGCATTTTATgagaatgaagaagacagtAATTGCcaaagaattaaaaaaaatgaaaaaatagaatacAATTCTTCAGACGAATTTTCAGACGATTCACTAATTGAACTATTGAACGAAACTCAAACACAAGTGGAACCTAACACTATTGAACAAGATTTAGACAAAGTGGAGAAAATGGTCTCTGACGATTTGAGAATTGCTACTGATTCCACTTTATCCGCATATGCTCTCAGAGCTAAGTCTGGTGCTCCAAGAGACGGCGTAGTACGATTAGTAATAGTAAGCTTACGTAGTGTTGAATTGCCAAAAATTGGAACGCAAAAAATACTAGAGTGTATAGACGGCAAAGGCGAACAAAGTTCTGTTGTCGTTCGACATCCTTGGGTATATTTGGAATTTGAGGTTGGGGATGTAATACATATTATAGAAgggaaaaatattgaaaacaaaCGGCTTCTTTCTGACGACAAAAACCCTAAAACTCAACTGGCTAACGACAACCTGTTGGTGCTAAACCCTGATGTATTATTTTCGGCAACATCAGTCGGAAGTTCAGTAGGTTGTTTAAGACGTTCAATTCTGCAAATGCAATTTCAAGATCCCCGCGGAGAACCAAGCCTTGTCATGACTTTAGGCAATATCGTACACGAGTTATTGCAAGACTCAATCAAATACAAGCTCTCGcataataaaatttctaTGGAAATCATAATACAAAAGCTGGATTCTTTGTTAGAAacttattctttttcaattatcATTTGTAATGAAGAAATCCAGTACGTTAAAGAATTAGTTATGAAAGAACATGCTGAAAACATTTTGTACTTCGTCAATAAATTTGTTTCGAAAAGTAACTATGGTTGCTACACATCAATTTCCggaacaagaagaacacAGCCAATTTCTATATCCAATGTGattgatattgaagaaaacattTGGTCTCCAATATATGGTCTTAAAGGGTTCCTAGATGCAACTGTTGAAGCTAATGttgaaaacaataaaaaacacATCGTTCCTTTAGAAGTGAAAACTGGAAAATCCAGAAGCGTTTCATACGAGGTTCAAGGCCTTATTTATACACTTCTGTTAAATGATCGCTATGAGATACCGATAgagttttttcttctttattttacGAGGGATAAAAATATGACAAAGTTCCCTTCTGTTCTGCACTCCATTAAACATATTCTCATGTCCCGAAATAGAATGAGTATGAATTTTAAGCATCAACTCCAAGAGGTTTTCGGACAGGCTCAATCAAGGTTTGAATTACCACCCTTACTGCGCGATTCATCTTGTGATTCATGTTTCATCAAAGAATCATGCATGGTGTTGAATAAGCTACTAGAGGACGGGACACCAGAAGAAAGTGGCCTGGTAGAAGGTGagtttgaaattttgacaAACCATTTGTCGCAAAATCTCGCCAACTACAAAGAgttttttacaaaatataATGATCTAATAACTAAGGAGGAGTCAAGTATAACATGTGTAAATAAAGAACTTTTCTTATTGGATGGTTCCACAAGAGAATCCAGAAGTGGAAGGTGCCTTTCTGGCTTGGTTGTGTCAGAGGTGGTTGAACATGAAAAAACAGAGGGagcgtatatatattgcTTCTCAAGACGTAGAAATGATAATAACTCGCAGTCGATGTTATCATCTCAAATTGCTGCTAATGACTTTGTTATTATTAGTGATGAGGAGGGTCATTTTTGCTTGTGCCAAGGTCGTGTACAATTTATAAATCCCGCTAAAATTGGTATCTCCGTAAAACGAAAGTTATTAAACAATAGGCTTCTagataaggaaaaaggaGTCACTACCATCCAAAGTGTGGTCGAATCAGAGCTAGAACAATCCAGTCTCATAGCTACCCAAAATTTGGTCACATATAGAATCGACAAAAATGATATCCAACAGAGTTTGTCTTTAGCGCGATTTAATCTTTTAAGCTTGTTTTTACCAGCTGTTTCACCTGGCGTGGATATTGTTGACGAAAGGAGTAAATTATGTCGGAAGACAAAGAGATCTGATGGAGGTAATGAAATACTGCGATCACTTTTAGTTGATAATAGAGCACCTAAGTTTAGAGATGCAAATGATGATCCCGTCATTCCGTATAAGCTTTCAAAGGATACAACATTGAACTTGAatcaaaaagaagcaaTAGACAAAGTAATGAGGGCCGAAGATTATGCATTGATATTGGGAATGCCAGGGACTGGTAAGACTACTGTTATCGcagaaattattaaaattCTCGTTTCCGAGGGGAAACGCGTGCTTTTGACATCATACACACATTCAGCAGTGgataatattttaataaaattgaGGAACACCAACATTAGCATAATGAGATTGGGAATGAAACATAAGGTCCATCCTGACACGCAAAAATATGTCCCGAATTACGCGTCAGTGAAAAGTTATAACGATTATTTGTCCAAAATTAACAGCACCTCTGTTGTTGCTACCACCTGCTTAGGAATTAACGATATACTATTTACACTAAATGAAAAGGATTTTGATTATGTGATTTTGGACGAGGCAAGTCAAATTTCAATGCCTGTCGCTTTGGGACCTCTGCGGTATGGAAATAGGTTTATTATGGTAGGAGATCATTACCAGCTACCGCCATTAGTTAAAAATGACGCAGCTCGATTAGGTGGGTTAGAAGAGTCACTGTTCAAGACTTTCTGTGAAAAGCATCCGGAAAGCGTTGCAGAACTGACTTTACAGTACCGTATGTGCGGCGATATTGTAACTTTGTCTAATTTCCTAATTTATGATAATAAATTAAAATGCGGGAATAACGAAGTTTTTGCTCAATCTTTAGAGTTACCAATGCCTGAGGCCTTGTCGCGCTATAGGAATGAATCGGCTAACTCTAAGCAGTGGCTTGAGGATATACTAGAGCCTACAAGAAAAGTGGTATTTTTAAATTACGATAACTGCCCGGATATTATCGAACAAAGCGAAAAGGATAACATTACGAATCACGGGGAGGCAGAATTGACTCTACAATGTGTGGAAGGAATGTTATTGAGCGGCGTACCATGCGAAGATATTGGTGTAATGACGTTATACAGAGCACAGTTAAGATtactgaagaagatattcaacaaaaatgtGTATGACGGGCTAGAGATCTTGACTGCTGATCAGTTTCAAGGTCGTGACAAAAAGTGCATTATTATTTCCATGGTTAGAAGAAATTCTCAATTAAATGGAGGAGCGCTGCTGAAAGAGCTAAGAAGAGTCAATGTTGCCATGACAAGGGCCAAATCCAAGCTGATCATTATAGGTTCAAAAAGTACAATCGGCTCTGTTCCTGAAATAAAATCGTTCGTGAACCTGTTAGAAGAGCGTAATTGGGTCTATACAATGTGCAAGGATGCACTCTACAAATACAAATTTCCCGACAGATCAAACGCTATTGATGAGGCACGCAAAGGTTgtggaaaaagaacagGTGCCAAACCCATCACATCAAAGTCTAAATTCGTAAGCGATAAACCTATCATAAAGGAAATTCTACAAGAGTATGAAAGTTGA